One genomic region from Streptomyces sp. NBC_01304 encodes:
- the aroF gene encoding 3-deoxy-7-phosphoheptulonate synthase: MRPRATREQLEYVIGLLHENGLTSVSSTMADIVMLITEESVTPDIAATIEKAPGVDRVVVVPGTQRLTSRIFRPEDTRVQVGPAGGPVIGGPEFVVIAGPCAVESAPQMNSVADVVVASGAVVLRGGAFKPRTSPYSFQGLGLAGLTLLAEQRRRTGLPVVTEVVTADDVKCVAEESDMLQIGTRNMQNFDLLRAAGESGRPVLLKRGMSSTIEEWLLAAEYVMHVGNSSVVLCERGIRSYDRSTRFTLDLGAVAEAKRLTHLPVLVDPSHSTGRPHLVGPMSLAAASCGADGLLIDVHTDARNALCDGNQALSGEQFSTLMERLRPVVEAVGRTLARPRSQSLAQV, from the coding sequence ATGCGTCCGCGAGCCACCCGTGAACAGCTGGAATACGTAATTGGACTTCTCCACGAAAATGGTTTGACATCTGTTTCCAGCACCATGGCGGACATCGTGATGCTCATCACCGAAGAGAGCGTGACGCCGGACATCGCCGCAACGATCGAGAAGGCTCCCGGAGTTGACCGTGTCGTCGTCGTTCCGGGCACACAACGCCTCACCAGCAGGATCTTCCGCCCGGAGGACACCCGGGTCCAGGTCGGTCCGGCGGGCGGGCCGGTCATCGGCGGGCCGGAGTTCGTGGTGATCGCGGGCCCCTGCGCGGTCGAGAGCGCGCCGCAGATGAATTCGGTGGCCGACGTGGTCGTCGCGTCCGGCGCGGTCGTCCTGCGCGGCGGAGCCTTCAAACCGCGTACTTCTCCCTACAGCTTTCAGGGACTTGGACTCGCCGGCCTCACCCTCCTCGCCGAACAGCGGAGGCGCACGGGACTGCCGGTAGTCACCGAGGTCGTCACGGCCGACGATGTGAAATGCGTCGCGGAGGAGAGCGACATGCTGCAGATCGGCACGCGGAACATGCAGAATTTCGATCTGCTGCGTGCGGCCGGGGAATCCGGACGGCCCGTACTTCTGAAGCGGGGCATGTCCTCGACGATCGAGGAATGGCTGCTTGCCGCCGAATACGTGATGCACGTGGGGAACAGCTCCGTCGTGCTGTGCGAGCGAGGCATCCGCAGCTATGACCGCAGCACTCGGTTCACTTTGGATCTCGGCGCCGTGGCAGAGGCAAAGCGCCTCACTCATCTGCCCGTTCTCGTCGACCCCAGCCACAGCACCGGCCGGCCCCATCTGGTCGGCCCCATGTCCCTCGCCGCCGCCTCGTGCGGTGCCGACGGCCTGCTCATCGATGTGCACACCGATGCCCGCAATGCGTTGTGCGACGGCAATCAGGCACTGTCCGGCGAGCAGTTCAGCACGCTGATGGAGCGGCTCAGGCCCGTCGTGGAGGCCGTGGGACGGACCCTCGCGCGGCCCCGCTCACAGTCCCTTGCCCAGGTCTGA
- the larE gene encoding ATP-dependent sacrificial sulfur transferase LarE, producing the protein MPLTTLDDLLTERLALLDRRLTELGSVVVAFSGGADSALLVAAAVRALGPGRVIAATGDSASLSQRERGAVRDLAGELGAAHSFVDTHELDTAGYRDNSRSRCWFCKDELVKRLQELATEAGFAHVATGTNADDLSDPFRPGIRAAALHGAVTPLADAGLTKDQVRAASRAWSLVTWDKPAAPCLSSRIAYGLTITRERLRRVDTAEHSLRTILRRAGIDTYDLRVRDRGDSALIEVDPAAVPEVAACQEGLDAVLRAGFASVAVDPRGFRSGSLNETAHNTPTTRGR; encoded by the coding sequence ATGCCACTTACGACCCTGGACGACCTCCTCACCGAACGACTCGCGCTGCTCGACCGGCGCCTGACGGAGCTGGGCTCGGTCGTGGTCGCGTTCTCCGGCGGCGCGGACTCCGCGCTCCTGGTGGCGGCCGCCGTCCGCGCGCTCGGCCCCGGCCGGGTGATCGCCGCGACCGGCGACTCGGCAAGCCTCTCGCAGCGCGAACGCGGCGCCGTGCGGGACCTCGCCGGGGAGCTCGGCGCGGCCCACTCCTTCGTCGACACCCATGAGCTGGACACGGCCGGGTACCGGGACAACTCCCGGTCGCGCTGCTGGTTCTGCAAGGACGAACTGGTCAAGCGGCTCCAGGAGTTGGCCACGGAGGCGGGCTTCGCCCATGTCGCGACGGGGACCAACGCGGACGACCTCAGCGACCCCTTCCGCCCCGGCATCCGGGCGGCCGCGCTGCACGGCGCCGTGACCCCGCTGGCCGACGCCGGCCTCACCAAGGACCAGGTGCGCGCGGCAAGCCGGGCCTGGTCCCTGGTCACCTGGGACAAGCCTGCCGCGCCGTGTCTGTCCAGCCGGATCGCGTACGGCCTGACCATCACGCGGGAACGCCTGCGCCGGGTGGACACCGCCGAGCACTCCCTGCGTACGATCCTGCGGCGCGCCGGCATCGACACGTACGACCTGCGGGTCCGCGACCGGGGCGACAGCGCCCTGATCGAGGTCGACCCGGCGGCGGTGCCCGAGGTCGCGGCCTGCCAGGAGGGCCTGGACGCCGTGCTGCGGGCCGGGTTCGCCTCGGTCGCGGTCGACCCTCGCGGCTTCCGGTCCGGATCGCTCAACGAGACAGCCCACAACACCCCCACCACCAGGGGGCGTTGA
- a CDS encoding cyclase family protein: MAGRWQDADNVIGDRCSGSTHHALMAAPYRRRGDLFTGGAGEWTVKMIDISQGWYEGMPSFDAPWYPEFEIRRAMTPQTDLSRPGGRTFSDLSLFPHNGSHVESGYHFFADREKIDEVPLETFVGRTCVADLSWKGDLDPVTGEDLDKALRGSWRPGDRLLIRTDHPKRHLGRADYWDKPPYLTLSAADWIVLSGAVLVGLDCITERPDDRSGQVHRRLLGAGIPILENIQNLDQVTGPVVQLMALPIKVSDVEAAPVRAVVFDGPTF; the protein is encoded by the coding sequence ATGGCAGGGCGCTGGCAGGATGCTGACAACGTAATCGGCGATCGTTGTTCCGGATCTACGCACCATGCTCTGATGGCCGCACCGTATCGCCGACGAGGCGATCTTTTCACCGGTGGAGCAGGGGAGTGGACCGTGAAGATGATTGATATCAGCCAGGGTTGGTACGAGGGGATGCCCTCCTTTGACGCGCCCTGGTACCCGGAATTCGAAATCCGTCGTGCCATGACACCGCAGACGGATCTTTCGCGTCCCGGTGGCCGCACTTTCTCGGACCTCAGCCTATTTCCGCACAACGGCTCGCACGTGGAATCGGGATACCACTTCTTCGCGGACCGCGAGAAGATCGACGAGGTGCCCCTGGAGACTTTCGTGGGGCGCACCTGTGTCGCCGACCTCTCGTGGAAGGGCGACCTGGACCCGGTCACCGGCGAGGACCTGGACAAGGCGCTGCGCGGCAGCTGGCGGCCCGGCGACCGGCTGTTGATCCGCACCGACCATCCCAAGCGCCATCTGGGCCGCGCCGACTACTGGGACAAGCCGCCCTACCTCACGCTCTCCGCGGCGGACTGGATCGTGCTCAGCGGCGCCGTCCTGGTGGGTCTGGACTGCATCACGGAGCGTCCCGACGACCGCAGCGGCCAGGTGCACCGCCGGCTGCTCGGCGCGGGCATTCCGATTCTGGAGAACATCCAGAACCTCGACCAAGTCACCGGGCCTGTCGTCCAGTTGATGGCCCTGCCGATCAAGGTCTCCGACGTCGAGGCCGCTCCGGTGCGCGCCGTCGTCTTCGACGGTCCGACGTTCTGA
- a CDS encoding phenazine biosynthesis protein, with protein MLDSTAEPFTSGPLPADLAPEEFIHAAMQWHFSPETGSPYWVKRATGLDFDPLTDIRTWDDLARFPDVSEEWRDISVDDLVPAGLGRAPWDFQVFDSGGTTGRPKRIVESKSRLAGVRWVSGVLAEHGIPGEGDGHWLHLGPTGPHIVGRSVGLLARMRRTFCHFIDFDPRWVKAAVKESRTDEAARYVRHILAQARDVLSTQPVSVLFATPPVLEALAADEALLDLVRRKVRGIIWAGTSASPETLRTLDEEIFPQAAVVGLYGNTMMGIAPQRPRTGRPDEPPCVFVPFHPFSQVQVVGPPDSDAAGTPVAYGERGQVRISLLSRDLLLPWTLERDSVVRVAPTAAYPQDGLADIRPLDTDGAPATVEGVY; from the coding sequence ATGCTGGACAGCACCGCCGAACCCTTCACCTCCGGGCCCCTCCCCGCCGACCTCGCGCCGGAGGAGTTCATCCACGCCGCGATGCAGTGGCACTTCTCGCCGGAGACCGGCTCCCCGTACTGGGTGAAACGCGCCACGGGGCTGGACTTCGATCCGCTCACCGACATTCGCACCTGGGACGACCTGGCGCGCTTTCCCGACGTCAGCGAGGAATGGCGGGACATATCCGTGGACGACCTCGTGCCGGCCGGACTCGGCCGCGCCCCATGGGACTTCCAGGTGTTCGACAGCGGCGGGACCACCGGCCGCCCCAAGCGCATCGTCGAATCGAAGTCACGCCTGGCCGGTGTGCGCTGGGTGAGCGGCGTCCTCGCCGAGCACGGCATCCCCGGCGAGGGCGACGGCCACTGGCTGCACCTGGGCCCCACCGGACCGCACATCGTCGGCCGTTCCGTCGGGCTGCTCGCCCGGATGCGCAGGACGTTCTGCCACTTCATCGACTTCGACCCGCGCTGGGTCAAGGCCGCCGTCAAGGAGTCCCGCACCGACGAGGCGGCCCGCTATGTGCGGCACATCCTGGCCCAGGCCCGGGACGTCCTGTCCACGCAGCCCGTCTCGGTGCTCTTCGCCACCCCGCCGGTGCTCGAGGCCCTGGCCGCCGACGAGGCGCTCCTGGACCTGGTCCGGCGCAAGGTCCGCGGCATCATCTGGGCGGGCACCAGCGCGAGCCCCGAGACGCTCCGCACCCTCGACGAGGAGATCTTCCCGCAGGCCGCCGTCGTCGGCCTGTACGGCAACACCATGATGGGCATCGCCCCTCAACGCCCCAGGACCGGGCGACCGGACGAACCGCCCTGCGTGTTCGTGCCGTTCCATCCCTTCAGCCAGGTCCAGGTCGTCGGCCCGCCCGACTCCGACGCCGCCGGCACACCGGTGGCGTACGGCGAGCGCGGACAGGTCCGGATCAGTCTGCTCTCCCGTGACCTGCTGCTGCCCTGGACCCTGGAGCGCGACAGCGTGGTGCGCGTGGCGCCGACGGCGGCGTACCCGCAGGACGGTCTTGCCGACATCCGGCCCCTCGACACAGACGGCGCCCCGGCCACGGTCGAAGGGGTGTACTGA
- a CDS encoding isochorismate synthase — protein sequence MARSPVPVLPLRGTVSALDRADHASLLATCIRARDTARRSQRPVLASWAGPSDIADPVSVWSRARRSTPRSFLWQSPWDGGSIVAIGSARDLRGRGASRVRTVRAAWRALAADAVTGGTAVSPLPPGKGPLALGGFAFRPEQGYEMGRFPDALMWVPALQIRGTVPSPAAQETRRTAELRLNAVLLHDSDPWQVAGGLRHLADLCLTQDSTPEAVAPRPKAELTCHREELPSAADWKNLVRQATGRIRAGVFEKVVLARELRVTASAPFDVPAAVERLRGANPGTTVFAVDHEEYTFLGATPEYLVRVAGRSVHALGLAGTAPRGATPDQDSALERDLVASAKIRHEHDVVVRMLREALGVSCTEVTADTAPRVTKLAHVQHLSTRVRGRIREQSPAGVLDFVEALHPTPALGGHPRRQALHWLAGHEGLDRSWYAGVVGWADGAGQGQFAVAIRSALLDGPTASLYAGCGLVGDSDPEAEYAESCAKLRPMLSALGME from the coding sequence ATGGCGCGCAGCCCCGTCCCTGTCCTGCCCCTGCGGGGGACCGTCAGTGCGCTCGACCGTGCCGACCACGCGAGTCTGCTCGCCACGTGCATCCGGGCCCGGGACACGGCCCGGCGGTCCCAGCGCCCCGTCCTGGCCAGTTGGGCCGGGCCGTCGGACATCGCGGATCCGGTGTCGGTGTGGAGTCGCGCCCGGCGCAGCACACCGCGCTCGTTCCTGTGGCAGTCGCCGTGGGACGGCGGCTCCATCGTGGCGATCGGTTCCGCCCGCGATCTGCGCGGCCGCGGTGCGAGCCGGGTGCGCACCGTCCGTGCGGCCTGGCGGGCACTCGCAGCGGACGCGGTCACCGGGGGCACCGCCGTGTCCCCGTTGCCGCCCGGAAAGGGGCCGCTCGCGCTCGGCGGCTTCGCCTTCCGTCCCGAACAGGGCTACGAGATGGGCCGGTTCCCCGACGCGCTGATGTGGGTGCCCGCGCTGCAGATCCGCGGCACCGTCCCCTCCCCCGCCGCCCAAGAGACTCGCCGAACGGCCGAACTGCGGCTCAACGCGGTCCTGTTGCACGACAGCGACCCTTGGCAGGTGGCGGGCGGCCTCCGCCACCTCGCCGACCTCTGCCTCACCCAGGACTCCACACCCGAGGCGGTCGCCCCCCGTCCGAAGGCCGAACTCACCTGCCACAGGGAGGAGTTGCCGTCCGCCGCCGACTGGAAGAATCTCGTACGCCAGGCCACCGGCCGGATCCGTGCAGGTGTCTTCGAGAAGGTCGTCCTGGCCCGCGAGCTCCGGGTCACCGCGTCCGCGCCCTTCGACGTACCGGCGGCGGTCGAGCGGCTGCGCGGCGCCAACCCAGGCACCACCGTCTTCGCCGTCGACCACGAGGAGTACACGTTCCTCGGCGCCACCCCGGAATATCTCGTACGCGTCGCCGGGCGTTCGGTGCACGCACTCGGCCTCGCGGGCACCGCGCCGCGCGGGGCCACACCCGACCAGGACTCGGCGCTGGAGCGCGACCTGGTCGCCAGCGCCAAGATCCGGCACGAGCACGACGTCGTCGTCCGCATGCTCCGCGAGGCACTGGGCGTCTCCTGCACCGAGGTCACCGCCGACACCGCTCCCCGCGTGACCAAGCTGGCCCACGTACAACACCTGTCGACGCGGGTGCGGGGCCGGATACGCGAGCAATCCCCGGCAGGCGTCCTGGACTTCGTCGAGGCGCTTCATCCGACGCCTGCCCTCGGTGGCCACCCGCGCAGGCAGGCGCTGCACTGGCTCGCCGGTCACGAAGGGCTCGACCGCAGCTGGTACGCGGGCGTGGTGGGCTGGGCCGACGGTGCCGGCCAGGGCCAGTTCGCGGTCGCCATCCGCTCGGCGCTGCTCGACGGGCCCACCGCCTCGCTGTACGCGGGCTGCGGTCTGGTCGGCGACTCCGACCCCGAGGCCGAGTACGCGGAGAGCTGCGCGAAGTTACGGCCCATGCTGTCCGCCCTGGGAATGGAGTGA
- a CDS encoding DUF362 domain-containing protein gives MAGDHRTAVALTKASAFTTAEVDRAVDEALHLLGDPLRDVGKGDRVVIKPNMFQRTPGFCTSPDILLAVAKRASARGAEVFVAERTHVLKHILEGSPVHRHAQVVSFDDRPLRVVQIPGATSLRVPIAVPDLVTDCDFFIGAPHLRTHSSVVLTAAMKNLVGLLPGFTTRVVHMAGVEESIVDLNQLRPQHLVVCDALTVIEGNYPMAGTSRPVGVIAASRNAVALDAVLATVAGVQPRELAYLLDAERRGLGPATLADIAVRGVRVEDAAFPIRRAPVNLIPPREGIHLYADTACADCRRWLAAALHKLRAELLAFPGELTIVAGPLATLPELRGAVVLVGNALYEHREAGVYLEGCPPRAIQTAGLRHAMGLPVTEQERTQFRVPARGAVDITRSAWPAPEELV, from the coding sequence ATGGCGGGGGACCACCGCACAGCCGTCGCGCTGACCAAAGCCTCGGCCTTCACGACCGCTGAGGTCGACCGCGCGGTCGACGAGGCCCTGCACCTGCTCGGCGACCCGCTGCGCGACGTCGGCAAGGGCGACCGGGTCGTCATCAAGCCCAACATGTTCCAGCGCACACCGGGCTTTTGCACCAGCCCGGACATCCTCCTTGCCGTGGCCAAACGGGCCTCGGCGCGCGGCGCCGAGGTGTTCGTCGCGGAACGCACCCACGTGCTCAAGCACATCCTCGAAGGCAGCCCGGTCCACCGCCACGCCCAGGTCGTCAGCTTCGACGACCGGCCGCTGCGCGTGGTGCAGATCCCCGGTGCCACCTCGCTGAGGGTGCCGATCGCGGTCCCCGACCTCGTCACCGACTGCGACTTCTTCATCGGCGCACCCCACCTGCGCACCCATTCCAGCGTCGTCCTCACCGCCGCCATGAAGAACCTCGTCGGCCTGCTGCCCGGATTCACCACCCGCGTCGTCCACATGGCCGGCGTCGAGGAGTCGATCGTCGACCTCAACCAACTCCGTCCGCAGCACCTCGTCGTCTGCGACGCCCTCACCGTCATCGAGGGCAACTACCCGATGGCGGGCACCTCCCGCCCGGTCGGCGTCATCGCCGCCTCGCGCAACGCCGTCGCCCTGGACGCGGTCCTTGCCACGGTCGCCGGCGTACAGCCGAGGGAACTGGCCTATCTGCTCGACGCCGAGCGGCGGGGTCTCGGACCGGCCACCCTCGCCGACATAGCGGTACGGGGCGTCCGCGTCGAGGATGCCGCCTTTCCGATCCGACGCGCCCCGGTGAACCTCATACCGCCCAGGGAGGGCATCCACCTGTACGCCGACACGGCGTGCGCGGACTGCCGCCGCTGGCTGGCCGCCGCCCTGCACAAGCTGCGCGCCGAACTCCTGGCATTTCCCGGCGAGTTGACCATCGTCGCCGGACCCCTCGCGACCCTCCCCGAGCTGCGCGGCGCGGTCGTCCTGGTGGGCAACGCCCTGTACGAGCACCGCGAGGCCGGCGTCTACCTGGAGGGCTGCCCGCCGCGCGCGATCCAGACGGCCGGCCTGCGCCACGCGATGGGTCTCCCCGTCACCGAGCAGGAGCGCACCCAGTTCCGTGTCCCGGCCCGGGGCGCGGTGGACATCACGAGGTCGGCCTGGCCGGCACCCGAGGAGTTGGTCTGA
- the larC gene encoding nickel pincer cofactor biosynthesis protein LarC has product MSPRAGIGTGSTAAWFDCSAGASGDMLLGALLDAGASLETVQRAVDAAVPDSIRIRVGKVLRCGMSATKAYVDTAPDPPHRTWSSLRDTLARAALPDPVRDRAYAVFASLAEAEAAVHGTGVDDVHFHEVGALDAIGDVVGVCAAFHELGIGDATATPLVLGSGRTRTAHGELPVPAPAVLRLLADRGAPARSGRFPYEMCTPTGAALMLSLASAWGAMPPLQVRDVGVGAGTRELPDAPNVVRVVLGTAVHSAPPEPLNPAAEAAVVEANVDDLDPRIWPHVLAGLMALGASDAWLTPVLMKKGRPAHTLSVLCTPGVVAAVRELVVTETSTIGTREYRVGKRELARETVTASVDGAPVRVKLARHRGRVVNVQPEYEDVVIAAARLGVPVKTALARSIAAAEGRAQPTQDTQDEESGR; this is encoded by the coding sequence ATGAGCCCGAGGGCAGGCATCGGTACAGGGTCGACGGCCGCCTGGTTCGACTGCTCGGCGGGGGCCTCCGGAGACATGCTCCTGGGCGCGCTGCTCGATGCCGGCGCCTCGCTGGAGACGGTCCAGCGAGCGGTCGACGCCGCCGTACCCGACAGCATCCGGATCCGCGTGGGGAAGGTCCTGCGCTGCGGCATGTCCGCCACGAAGGCGTACGTCGACACCGCACCCGACCCCCCGCACCGGACCTGGAGTTCACTGCGCGACACGCTCGCACGGGCCGCGCTCCCCGACCCGGTGCGGGACCGGGCGTACGCCGTCTTCGCCTCCCTCGCCGAGGCCGAGGCCGCCGTGCACGGGACGGGCGTCGACGACGTCCACTTCCACGAGGTCGGCGCGCTCGACGCGATCGGGGACGTCGTGGGGGTGTGCGCTGCCTTCCACGAGCTCGGCATCGGCGACGCGACGGCCACACCGCTGGTGCTCGGCTCCGGCAGGACGCGAACTGCCCACGGCGAGCTGCCCGTTCCGGCTCCTGCCGTCCTCAGGCTGCTCGCCGACCGCGGCGCACCGGCCCGCTCCGGTCGCTTCCCGTACGAGATGTGTACGCCGACGGGCGCCGCCCTGATGCTGTCGCTGGCCTCCGCGTGGGGTGCGATGCCTCCGCTCCAGGTGCGCGATGTCGGGGTCGGGGCCGGCACTCGTGAGCTGCCGGACGCCCCCAATGTGGTCCGGGTGGTCCTCGGAACCGCCGTGCACAGTGCGCCGCCGGAGCCGCTCAACCCGGCCGCGGAGGCGGCGGTGGTCGAGGCGAACGTCGACGATCTCGACCCGCGGATCTGGCCGCACGTCCTGGCCGGGCTGATGGCGCTCGGCGCGTCCGACGCCTGGCTCACTCCCGTACTGATGAAGAAGGGCCGCCCCGCCCACACCCTCTCCGTGCTGTGCACGCCGGGTGTCGTGGCGGCCGTACGGGAGCTGGTGGTGACCGAGACGTCGACCATCGGCACCCGTGAATACCGGGTCGGCAAGCGGGAGTTGGCGCGCGAGACGGTCACGGCCTCGGTGGACGGCGCCCCTGTGCGGGTCAAGCTGGCCCGGCATCGCGGGCGGGTCGTCAACGTACAGCCCGAGTACGAGGACGTGGTGATCGCCGCGGCGCGTCTCGGGGTCCCGGTGAAGACGGCGCTGGCCCGGTCGATCGCCGCGGCCGAAGGCCGTGCCCAGCCCACGCAGGACACGCAGGACGAGGAGTCAGGTCGATGA
- the larB gene encoding nickel pincer cofactor biosynthesis protein LarB, with product MDRDEVRTLLRRVASGTETAEAALHTLVAGPLSPGRTGAAGIDDLGFARLDTHRALRTGDPEVVYGAGKSAAQTLALLEALVRQPGRRPALATRLTDEAMDAASRAIPDARVDRLARCVAVGEPAAPTGRVLVVSAGTSDEPVAREAAFVAREFGCSTEIVRDVGVAGIHRVLAVRAELDDADCLIVVAGMDGALPSVVAGLVRIPVVAVPTSVGYGSAFGGLGALLAMLNSCGPGVVVCNIDNGFGAAVAAARITRVAARREAESPAAVGP from the coding sequence ATGGACCGCGACGAAGTCCGGACGCTCCTGCGCCGGGTGGCCTCCGGCACCGAGACTGCGGAAGCGGCCCTGCACACCTTGGTGGCGGGCCCGCTGTCCCCCGGCCGTACCGGGGCGGCGGGAATCGACGATCTCGGCTTCGCCCGCCTGGACACGCATCGGGCGCTGCGCACGGGCGACCCCGAAGTGGTCTACGGCGCGGGCAAATCGGCCGCGCAGACCCTCGCACTCCTCGAAGCTCTGGTCCGGCAGCCGGGACGGCGCCCGGCTCTCGCGACCCGACTGACGGACGAGGCCATGGATGCCGCGTCCCGGGCAATCCCCGATGCCCGCGTCGACCGGCTCGCCCGCTGCGTGGCGGTGGGCGAGCCGGCCGCTCCCACCGGCCGGGTCCTGGTGGTGTCGGCCGGTACCTCGGACGAACCGGTGGCGCGCGAAGCGGCCTTCGTGGCAAGGGAGTTCGGCTGCTCGACCGAGATCGTGCGCGACGTGGGGGTGGCCGGAATCCACCGGGTGCTCGCGGTCCGCGCGGAGCTGGACGACGCGGACTGCCTGATCGTCGTCGCCGGGATGGACGGGGCGCTGCCGAGCGTGGTGGCCGGGCTTGTCCGCATTCCCGTCGTGGCGGTGCCGACCAGCGTCGGGTACGGCAGTGCCTTCGGCGGGCTCGGCGCGCTGCTCGCCATGCTCAACTCCTGCGGTCCGGGCGTGGTGGTGTGCAACATCGACAACGGGTTCGGGGCCGCAGTGGCGGCAGCACGGATCACGCGCGTCGCGGCACGCCGCGAGGCGGAGTCACCCGCTGCGGTGGGCCCATGA
- a CDS encoding NAD(P)/FAD-dependent oxidoreductase — MKHVIVVGGGLAGLRSAEALRAQGYDGELTLVGAEPHAPYDRPPLSKDVLAGECDDTTLPADWQQLGCERRLGLRAEGLRPHDEKPGGVLETDAGPLDFDGLVVATGATPVRLPGEGFQHVVRTVDDARGLRIQLREGARVVIVGAGWIGAEVATAAAAKGCRVTVLEAAATPLAAALGPQAGALTAGWYAEAGVALRCGVRVASVERGGVALADGEFVPGDAVVSGVGVRPEVGWLAGSGIEVGRGVVVDSSLRTGRPEIVAVGDCAAWWSRRYGRRLLVEHWDSALNAPAVAASSLLGKEASYDPVPYFWSEQFGRMVQYAGHPAAADRLLLRRPPGDRGWSALWLRGNRLEAVLTIDRPRDMVQGRRLIAEATALDSNLMADPNVPLRDAARHRPPRAARTSRAPGT; from the coding sequence ATGAAGCATGTGATCGTGGTCGGCGGCGGGCTCGCGGGCCTGCGCTCGGCCGAGGCGCTGCGGGCGCAGGGCTACGACGGCGAGCTGACGCTGGTCGGGGCCGAGCCGCACGCACCGTACGACCGGCCGCCGCTCTCCAAGGACGTCCTGGCGGGCGAGTGTGACGACACCACCCTGCCCGCGGACTGGCAACAGCTGGGCTGTGAGCGGCGGTTGGGGCTTCGGGCCGAGGGGCTGCGCCCGCACGACGAGAAGCCGGGCGGGGTCCTCGAAACGGATGCGGGGCCGCTGGACTTCGACGGACTGGTCGTCGCGACGGGTGCGACGCCCGTGCGGCTGCCGGGCGAGGGGTTCCAGCACGTCGTACGGACCGTGGACGACGCGCGGGGGCTGCGGATCCAACTCCGCGAGGGCGCCCGGGTGGTGATCGTCGGTGCGGGCTGGATCGGCGCCGAGGTGGCGACCGCGGCGGCCGCGAAGGGCTGCCGGGTCACCGTCCTCGAGGCCGCGGCCACCCCGCTCGCCGCGGCGCTCGGCCCGCAAGCGGGCGCGCTCACCGCCGGCTGGTACGCCGAGGCCGGGGTCGCGCTGCGCTGCGGGGTGCGGGTCGCCTCGGTGGAGCGGGGCGGAGTGGCCCTGGCCGACGGGGAGTTCGTGCCGGGCGACGCGGTCGTGTCCGGCGTCGGGGTGCGCCCGGAGGTCGGCTGGCTTGCGGGCTCCGGAATCGAGGTGGGGCGGGGCGTCGTGGTCGACAGTTCACTGCGGACCGGCCGCCCGGAGATCGTGGCGGTGGGCGACTGCGCCGCCTGGTGGTCGCGCCGCTACGGCCGCAGGCTCCTCGTCGAACACTGGGACTCGGCCCTCAACGCCCCAGCGGTGGCGGCTAGTTCACTGCTCGGCAAGGAAGCCTCGTACGACCCCGTGCCCTACTTCTGGTCGGAGCAGTTCGGCCGGATGGTGCAGTACGCGGGGCATCCCGCGGCCGCGGACCGGCTGCTCCTGCGCCGCCCGCCCGGGGATCGCGGCTGGAGCGCGCTCTGGCTCCGCGGCAATCGGCTGGAAGCCGTCCTGACCATCGACCGGCCCCGCGACATGGTGCAGGGGCGACGGCTCATCGCCGAAGCCACCGCGCTCGACAGCAACCTCATGGCCGACCCGAACGTGCCCCTGCGCGACGCGGCACGTCACCGGCCCCCGCGCGCCGCACGTACGAGCCGCGCCCCCGGAACCTGA